From Panthera uncia isolate 11264 chromosome X, Puncia_PCG_1.0, whole genome shotgun sequence, the proteins below share one genomic window:
- the LOC125931297 gene encoding LOW QUALITY PROTEIN: centromere protein V-like protein 3 (The sequence of the model RefSeq protein was modified relative to this genomic sequence to represent the inferred CDS: deleted 1 base in 1 codon): MSAAPRNARTVASAPRLRPGASPPPKKIAAGATGRVRNGANTQQLQGQKRPGDPAAACAAIAVMGARRPPFQVRVGSHAAGRKPVAARRDSARLRRKRWWWRAREAASRGPLPAPKPPAPAASLGEMDLGAQRERWETFRKRRGLSCEGAAKFLLDTFEYPGLVYHTGGCHCGAVRFAVWAPADLRVVDCSCRLCRKKQHRHFLVPASRFTLLLGAESIVTYRSHTHPALHSFCSRCGVQSFHASVSDPGVYGVAPHCLDAGTVRSVVIEEVDGGNWGEEATKELKAIQNASAE; this comes from the exons atgtcggctgcacccaggaatgcccgcACTGTTGCCAGTGCCccaagactgcggccaggtgccagcccgccccccaAAAAGATC GCTGCAGGCGCCACGGGCAGAGTGAGAAACGGCGCAAACACCCAGCAGCTGCAGGGGCAAAAACGGCCCGGGGATCCCGCCGCAGCCTGCGCAGCCATCGCGGTCATGGGCGCGCGGCGCCCCCCTTTCCAAGTCCGCGTGGGGAGCCACGCGGCGGGGAGGAAGCCGGTGGCCGCCCGGCGGGATTCCGCAAGGTTGCGGCGGAAGCGCTGGTGGTGGCGAGCCCGGGAGGCA GCCTCCAGAGGCCCGCTACCAGCCCCGAAGCCGCCGGCGCCCGCCGCGTCCCTGGGCGAGATGGACCTGGGCGCGCAGCGGGAGCGCTGGGAGACGTTCAGGAAGCGGCGGGGACTCAGCTGCGAGGGCGCCGCCAAGTTCCTGCTGGACACCTTCGAGTACCCCGGCTTGGTGTACCACACCGGCGGCTGCCACTGCGGCGCGGTCCGCTTCGCCGTCTGGGCCCCCGCAGACCTGCGCGTGGTGGATTGCAGCTGCAGGCTGTGCAGGAAGAAGCAGCACCGGCACTTTCTCGTCCCGGCCTCGCGCTTCACTCTCCTGCTGGGCGCCGAGAGCATCGTCACGTACCGATCCCACACGCACCCAGCGCTGCACAGCTTCTGCAGCAGGTGCGGGGTGCAGAGTTTCCACGCGTCTGTCTCTGACCCCGGGGTTTACGGCGTCGCCCCGCACTGCCTGGACGCGGGCACCGTGCGCAGTGTGGTCATCGAGGAGGTCGACGGTGGCAACTGGGGAGAGGAGGCCACGAAGGAGCTCAAGGCCATCCAGAACGCGTCTGCGGAGTGA